A window from Symbiopectobacterium purcellii encodes these proteins:
- the ppnP gene encoding pyrimidine/purine nucleoside phosphorylase, producing MLNVNEYFSGKVKSIGFDSDSIGRASVGVMEAGEYTFGTGQPEEMTVVSGALTVKLPGSDEWQVFGPGAVFSVPGNSEFYLQVAEPTSYLCKYL from the coding sequence ATGTTGAATGTTAATGAATATTTTTCTGGAAAAGTGAAATCTATCGGTTTTGACAGTGACTCCATCGGCCGTGCCAGCGTGGGCGTAATGGAAGCGGGAGAGTACACCTTTGGTACTGGACAGCCGGAAGAGATGACCGTGGTGAGCGGCGCGCTAACGGTAAAACTGCCGGGCAGCGATGAATGGCAAGTTTTCGGACCCGGTGCCGTATTCTCTGTGCCGGGCAACAGTGAGTTCTACCTGCAAGTGGCCGAACCGACCTCTTATCTGTGCAAATACCTCTGA